Proteins from a genomic interval of Aquila chrysaetos chrysaetos chromosome 20, bAquChr1.4, whole genome shotgun sequence:
- the DNAJB8 gene encoding dnaJ homolog subfamily B member 8: MVDYYKVLGLQKSASQDDVKKSYRKLALKWHPDKNPSNKVEAEKQFKAVAEAYEVLSDPQKRLLYDRSVKESRSPRRSATGGHNGSFDSPYVFHDLEEIFSDVVGGMDPSVHVFWGTFDNIRNNGENWHRTSGKGRSSSLFSDFMESFMPWNSFSPSEQPTSSFAEDTAGPHSVRSVLTTTETINGKRITTRKIIENGQERIEVEEDGQLRSVTINGRDHLKL; the protein is encoded by the coding sequence ATGGTGGATTATTACAAAGTCCTTGGACTGCAAAAAAGTGCCTCGCAGGATGATGTTAAGAAATCCTATCGCAAACTGGCACTAAAATGGCATCCTGATAAGAATCCCAGCAACAAGGTGGAAGCTGAAAAGCAATTCAAAGCAGTGGCTGAGGCATATGAGGTTTTGTCTGACCCTCAGAAACGATTGCTGTACGACAGGTCTGTTAAGGAGAGCAGATCCCCGAGAAGAAGTGCCACAGGGGGTCATAATGGCTCCTTTGATTCCCCTTACGTATTCCACGACCTCGAGGAGATCTTTAGCGACGTCGTTGGAGGGATGGATCCCTCTGTACATGTTTTCTGGGGCACCTTCGACAACATCAGAAACAATGGTGAAAACTGGCACAGGACaagtggaaaaggaaggagcTCCAGCCTGTTTTCTGACTTTATGGAGTCATTTATGCCATGGAATTCATTCAGCCCCAGCGAGCAGCCCACCTCCTCCTTTGCTGAGGACACAGCTGGGCCACACAGTGTCAGATCAGTGTTAACCACTACTGAAACAATCAATGGCAAGAGGATTACCACCCGGAAAATCATCGAGAATGGGCAGGAAAGAATAGAAGTGGAAGAAGATGGCCAGCTGAGGTCTGTGACAATAAACGGGAGAGACCACCTGAAATTATAA